In one Aeromicrobium wangtongii genomic region, the following are encoded:
- a CDS encoding F0F1 ATP synthase subunit gamma: MAASVRELRAKIRSTQATKQITRAMELIAASRIIKAQQRAAAAAPYARELTRAVAAVATFSNVEHALTTEKSDRNKAAVLVIASDRGLAGAYSASVMKEAERLVEKLRSEGKDVDLYLSGRKAEAYYNFRGRDYVKSWTGFSDKPEYSHAREIGNTLVRTFHIDGDDEADELDPLVAADELHVVFTRFKSMLVQVPDVIRLLPLEVVAGTEAPAEEDLLPLYEFEPSAHEVLNALLPKYIHSRIYYCLLQASASELAARQKAMKSATDNAQDLIEKYTRTANQARQAGITQEISEIVGGANALADASAGSE; the protein is encoded by the coding sequence ATGGCAGCATCGGTACGCGAGCTACGCGCGAAGATCAGGTCCACCCAGGCGACCAAGCAGATCACCCGCGCCATGGAGCTCATCGCTGCGTCGCGCATCATCAAGGCGCAGCAGCGGGCGGCGGCGGCAGCGCCGTACGCCCGTGAGCTCACGCGCGCCGTGGCTGCTGTCGCCACCTTCTCCAACGTCGAGCACGCGCTGACCACGGAGAAGAGCGACCGGAACAAGGCCGCGGTCCTGGTCATCGCGAGCGACCGCGGTCTGGCGGGTGCCTACTCGGCATCGGTCATGAAGGAGGCCGAGCGTCTCGTCGAGAAGCTGAGGAGCGAGGGCAAGGACGTTGATCTGTACCTCTCGGGCCGCAAGGCCGAGGCGTACTACAACTTCCGCGGCCGCGACTACGTGAAGTCGTGGACGGGCTTCTCCGACAAGCCGGAGTACTCCCACGCGCGAGAGATCGGCAACACGCTGGTCCGGACGTTCCACATCGACGGCGATGACGAGGCGGACGAGCTCGACCCGCTCGTTGCGGCGGACGAGCTGCACGTGGTGTTCACCCGGTTCAAGTCGATGCTGGTGCAGGTGCCGGACGTCATCCGTCTGCTCCCGCTGGAAGTCGTGGCGGGAACCGAGGCCCCGGCCGAGGAAGACCTCCTGCCGCTCTACGAGTTCGAGCCGTCGGCACACGAGGTCCTCAACGCGCTGCTTCCCAAGTACATCCACAGCCGCATCTACTACTGCTTGCTGCAGGCCTCGGCCTCGGAGCTCGCGGCCCGTCAGAAGGCCATGAAGTCGGCCACTGACAACGCGCAGGACCTCATCGAGAAGTACACCCGAACAGCCAACCAGGCCCGCCAGGCCGGTATTACCCAGGAGATCAGCGAGATCGTGGGCGGCGCCAACGCGCTTGCTGACGCCTCCGCTGGGAGTGAGTGA
- the atpA gene encoding F0F1 ATP synthase subunit alpha, whose amino-acid sequence MAELTIRPDEIRDALQKFVADYKPSAASTEEVGIVASAGDGIARVEGLPSAMANELLEFEDGTLGLALNLDVREIGVVILGEFSGIEEGQTVRRTGEVLSVPVGDAYLGRVVDPLGTPIDGLGEIKTDKRRALELQAPNVMQRKSVHEPMMTGLKAIDSLTPIGRGQRQLIIGDRQTGKTAIAIDTIINQKAFWESGDPTKQVRCIYVAIGQKGSTIAAVRGALEEAGALEYTTIVAAPASDSAGFKYLAPYTGSAIGQEWMYAGKHVLIVFDDLSKQAEAYRAVSLLLRRPPGREAYPGDVFYLHSRLLERCAKLSDELGAGSMTGLPIIETKANDVSAYIPTNVISITDGQIFLQSDLFNANQRPAVDVGISVSRVGGAAMQKSMKAVTGSLKVELAQYRAMEAFAMFASDLDAASKQQLARGQRIMELFKQGQYAPFPVEHQVVSIWAASTGKLDAVPVEDISRFESEFLDYLKRSHSDVLAAIRETGKFEDDNKQALEAAYDSFTDQFETSEGHSIKAGHEEFEPLTDDEVSQEQIVKQKRG is encoded by the coding sequence ATGGCGGAACTCACGATCCGTCCGGACGAGATCCGCGACGCATTGCAGAAGTTCGTGGCCGACTACAAGCCCAGCGCTGCATCGACCGAAGAGGTCGGCATCGTGGCGAGTGCCGGTGACGGCATCGCCCGCGTCGAGGGGCTTCCCTCGGCCATGGCCAACGAGCTCCTCGAGTTCGAGGACGGCACGCTGGGCCTCGCGCTCAACCTGGACGTCCGCGAGATCGGTGTCGTCATCCTGGGTGAGTTCTCCGGCATCGAAGAGGGACAGACCGTCCGTCGCACGGGCGAGGTCCTCTCGGTCCCCGTGGGCGACGCCTACCTGGGTCGTGTCGTCGACCCGCTGGGCACGCCCATCGACGGTCTCGGCGAGATCAAGACCGACAAGCGTCGCGCCCTGGAGCTCCAGGCGCCCAACGTCATGCAGCGCAAGAGCGTGCACGAGCCGATGATGACGGGCCTGAAGGCGATCGACTCGCTGACCCCGATCGGCCGTGGCCAGCGTCAGCTGATCATCGGCGACCGCCAGACCGGCAAGACCGCGATCGCGATCGACACGATCATCAACCAGAAGGCCTTCTGGGAGTCGGGCGATCCGACCAAGCAGGTCCGCTGCATCTACGTCGCGATCGGTCAGAAGGGCTCGACCATCGCTGCCGTGCGTGGCGCCCTCGAAGAGGCCGGCGCGCTGGAGTACACGACGATCGTCGCGGCTCCCGCCTCGGACTCGGCCGGCTTCAAGTACCTCGCCCCCTACACCGGCTCGGCCATCGGCCAGGAGTGGATGTACGCGGGCAAGCACGTTCTGATCGTGTTCGACGACCTGTCCAAGCAGGCCGAGGCATACCGCGCCGTGTCGCTGCTGCTGCGTCGTCCGCCGGGCCGCGAGGCCTACCCGGGTGACGTCTTCTACCTGCACTCGCGGCTGCTCGAGCGTTGCGCGAAGCTCAGCGACGAGCTGGGTGCGGGCTCGATGACCGGCCTGCCGATCATCGAGACCAAGGCCAATGACGTCTCGGCGTACATCCCGACCAACGTCATCTCGATCACCGACGGCCAGATCTTCTTGCAGTCGGACCTGTTCAACGCCAACCAGCGTCCCGCCGTCGACGTCGGCATCTCGGTGTCGCGCGTCGGTGGCGCCGCGATGCAGAAGTCGATGAAGGCCGTCACCGGTTCGCTCAAGGTCGAGCTGGCCCAGTACCGGGCCATGGAGGCGTTCGCGATGTTCGCGTCCGACCTCGACGCCGCGTCCAAGCAGCAGCTCGCCCGTGGTCAGCGCATCATGGAGCTGTTCAAGCAGGGTCAGTACGCGCCGTTCCCGGTCGAGCACCAGGTCGTCTCGATCTGGGCCGCTTCGACGGGCAAGCTCGACGCCGTCCCCGTCGAGGACATCTCCCGCTTCGAGTCCGAGTTCCTGGACTACCTGAAGCGTTCGCACAGCGATGTGCTGGCTGCCATCCGTGAGACCGGCAAGTTCGAGGACGACAACAAGCAGGCTCTCGAGGCTGCGTACGACTCGTTCACCGATCAGTTCGAGACCTCCGAGGGTCACTCGATCAAGGCCGGGCACGAAGAGTTCGAGCCGCTGACTGACGACGAGGTCTCGCAGGAGCAGATCGTCAAGCAGAAGCGGGGCTGA
- a CDS encoding F0F1 ATP synthase subunit delta: MRGISAKSLDEVLAAVGAVTSGLGDLGGELFGVVAVLDQNPVLRRVLTDPSTEEPARAGLAQQVFGPRVSPDTAKIVQIAAAARWASGRDMSDGLELAGVTALVAAADAAGELSAVETELFEVGRLVRSDGELRQTVSDRAQPVAAKAQLLDDLLGDKVTGTTLALTRQAVAARTGSFERALTAFAETAAARGNRLLAEVRVATALDASEEDRLAAALAAKYGRDVHLNIVIDPAVIGGITVSVAGEVVDGSMSTRLEIARRRLAG; the protein is encoded by the coding sequence ATGCGAGGCATTTCTGCGAAGTCTCTCGACGAGGTCCTGGCCGCCGTCGGTGCGGTCACGTCCGGATTGGGTGACCTCGGCGGCGAGCTGTTCGGCGTCGTCGCCGTGCTCGACCAGAACCCGGTCCTGCGGCGGGTCCTGACCGACCCGTCCACCGAGGAGCCGGCCCGGGCCGGACTGGCCCAGCAGGTCTTCGGCCCGCGGGTCAGCCCGGACACGGCCAAGATCGTCCAGATCGCGGCCGCCGCGCGCTGGGCATCGGGTCGCGACATGAGCGATGGCCTGGAGCTGGCCGGCGTGACCGCGCTGGTCGCTGCGGCTGACGCCGCCGGCGAGCTCAGCGCGGTCGAGACCGAGCTGTTCGAGGTGGGCCGCCTGGTGCGGTCCGACGGCGAGCTGCGCCAGACCGTCTCCGACCGGGCGCAGCCCGTGGCGGCCAAGGCGCAGCTGCTGGACGACCTGCTCGGCGACAAGGTCACGGGCACCACGCTGGCGCTCACCCGTCAGGCCGTCGCGGCACGGACCGGTTCGTTCGAGCGGGCGCTGACTGCGTTCGCCGAGACGGCAGCGGCTCGTGGCAACCGGCTGCTCGCCGAGGTGCGGGTCGCCACGGCGCTCGACGCCAGCGAGGAAGACCGTCTGGCGGCCGCGCTGGCCGCGAAGTACGGACGCGACGTCCACCTGAACATCGTCATCGACCCCGCGGTCATCGGAGGCATCACCGTCTCCGTCGCCGGAGAGGTCGTCGATGGCTCCATGTCCACTCGCCTTGAGATCGCCCGCCGGCGCCTTGCAGGCTAG
- a CDS encoding F0F1 ATP synthase subunit B, with translation MFTTLLASAEGEEHSPLAVEWSELVLGLVVFAIVVFAVWKYVVPNFEKAYAARTAAIEGGIEEAQAAQKEAKAALEEYTAQLAGARQEAAAIREEAKEQGTQIIIELRAQAQAEAERITSTAHAQVEAERAQVLAQLKGEVGSMATALAGRIVGEVLDDSAAQKRTVERFIAELEESAN, from the coding sequence ATGTTTACGACACTGCTCGCCTCTGCCGAGGGTGAAGAGCACAGCCCGCTCGCGGTTGAATGGAGCGAGCTGGTCCTCGGCCTGGTCGTCTTCGCGATCGTGGTGTTCGCGGTCTGGAAGTACGTCGTCCCGAACTTCGAGAAGGCGTACGCCGCACGCACCGCTGCCATCGAGGGTGGCATCGAGGAGGCTCAGGCTGCCCAGAAGGAAGCCAAGGCCGCCCTCGAGGAGTACACCGCCCAGCTCGCGGGAGCGCGTCAGGAAGCTGCCGCCATCCGCGAGGAGGCCAAGGAGCAGGGGACGCAGATCATCATCGAGCTGCGCGCCCAGGCCCAGGCCGAGGCCGAGCGCATCACCTCGACCGCGCACGCGCAGGTCGAGGCCGAGCGTGCTCAGGTCCTCGCGCAGCTCAAGGGTGAGGTCGGATCCATGGCCACCGCACTCGCGGGTCGCATCGTCGGCGAGGTTCTCGACGACTCCGCGGCCCAGAAGCGCACGGTCGAGCGGTTCATCGCCGAGCTCGAGGAGTCGGCGAACTGA
- the atpE gene encoding ATP synthase F0 subunit C, with the protein MDGNLNMIGYGLAAVGPGIGIGLIFAAYINGVARQPEAQARLQAIAILGFALAEALAIIGIALAFVL; encoded by the coding sequence GTGGACGGCAACCTCAACATGATCGGCTACGGCCTGGCTGCAGTTGGCCCCGGCATCGGCATCGGCCTGATCTTCGCCGCCTACATCAACGGCGTCGCGCGTCAGCCCGAGGCGCAGGCTCGCCTGCAGGCAATTGCCATTCTGGGCTTCGCCCTCGCGGAGGCACTGGCCATCATCGGCATCGCCCTCGCATTCGTTCTTTGA
- the atpB gene encoding F0F1 ATP synthase subunit A, which produces MTTAASLTFVAEGFTAPGPGNFQLPPAFSIGGLDVTKSMLLIVLSGILIIAVTYVMARPAAVVPGRLQFAGEAVYGFVRNGIARDSIGTQDFMKFVPYLFSLFLFVFVNNYYGVIPFLQFPTFSRISYVYGLAALTWLIYNGVGIARFGFFGYLRRQTVPGGMKGPILVLLIPLEFLSNIIVRPATLALRLFANMFAGHLLLILFSTGAAYLIFESDKLAYAPVGVLSFVLGILVSFLELLVMFLQAYVFTLLTAMYIGGALADEH; this is translated from the coding sequence GTGACGACCGCAGCATCGCTGACTTTCGTAGCCGAAGGCTTCACCGCCCCGGGCCCGGGCAACTTCCAGCTCCCGCCCGCGTTCAGCATCGGTGGCCTCGACGTCACCAAGTCGATGCTCCTGATCGTCCTGTCCGGCATCTTGATCATCGCCGTCACCTATGTCATGGCCCGCCCGGCCGCGGTGGTCCCCGGCCGCCTGCAGTTCGCCGGCGAGGCCGTCTACGGCTTCGTCCGCAACGGCATCGCCCGTGACTCGATCGGCACGCAGGACTTCATGAAGTTCGTGCCGTACCTGTTCTCGTTGTTCCTGTTCGTCTTCGTGAACAACTACTACGGCGTGATCCCGTTCCTGCAGTTCCCGACGTTCTCGCGCATCAGCTACGTCTACGGCCTCGCGGCGCTGACCTGGCTGATCTACAACGGAGTCGGCATCGCACGGTTCGGATTCTTCGGCTACCTGCGCCGCCAGACCGTCCCCGGTGGCATGAAGGGCCCGATCCTGGTCCTGCTGATCCCGCTGGAGTTCTTGTCCAACATCATCGTGCGGCCCGCCACGCTGGCTCTTCGTCTGTTCGCCAACATGTTCGCCGGCCACCTGCTGCTGATCCTGTTCTCGACCGGTGCGGCCTACCTCATCTTCGAGTCCGACAAGCTCGCGTACGCCCCCGTCGGCGTCCTGTCGTTCGTCCTCGGCATCCTCGTGAGCTTCCTCGAGCTGCTGGTCATGTTCCTGCAGGCATACGTCTTCACGCTGCTCACCGCGATGTACATTGGCGGCGCGCTCGCCGACGAGCACTGA
- a CDS encoding glycosyltransferase family 4 protein produces the protein MREYLVVFGVALGVTYLLASIARQAAHHFGAVARVRDRDVHAIPTPYFGGPAMLGGILAASVVAMSLPFLSLADDGVFKDVRAVLLGGTVICIVGIVDDLFELDALSKFAGQVLAGIIVVAQGVQFVYLPLYGNYIGLDQAQALIFTVLLIVGTANAVNFVDGLDGLAAGMVAIGAVAFFAYAFVLAVENGETRAIAAALLTAALAGACIGILPHNFFPARMFIGDSGSMLIGFVLACSSISLTGQFPATAISEGIGGAERSFLPTLLPLILPFTILLVPFVDLALAVVRRTRAGRSPFSPDKMHIHHRLLEIGHSHRRAVLLMYTFAGLVAFGSVVISLFSGWQSIAGFGALAVLTVAAVFLLPKLEEKVWS, from the coding sequence GTGCGCGAGTACCTCGTCGTCTTCGGCGTCGCCCTGGGCGTGACGTACCTGCTGGCGTCCATCGCGCGCCAGGCCGCCCACCACTTCGGGGCGGTCGCGCGGGTCCGCGACCGCGATGTGCACGCGATCCCCACCCCCTACTTCGGCGGTCCGGCGATGCTCGGTGGGATCCTCGCCGCCTCGGTCGTCGCCATGAGCCTGCCCTTCCTGTCGCTCGCCGACGACGGCGTCTTCAAGGACGTCCGGGCGGTGCTGCTGGGCGGCACGGTCATCTGCATCGTCGGCATCGTGGACGATCTGTTCGAGCTCGACGCGCTCAGCAAGTTCGCCGGCCAGGTGCTGGCCGGCATCATCGTGGTCGCGCAGGGCGTGCAGTTCGTCTACCTGCCGCTGTACGGCAACTACATCGGGCTCGACCAGGCGCAGGCCCTGATCTTCACGGTCCTGCTGATCGTGGGCACCGCCAATGCGGTCAACTTCGTCGACGGGCTCGATGGCCTCGCCGCGGGCATGGTCGCGATCGGCGCGGTGGCCTTCTTCGCCTACGCCTTCGTCCTGGCGGTCGAGAACGGCGAGACCCGCGCGATCGCGGCCGCGCTCCTCACGGCGGCGCTGGCCGGCGCGTGCATCGGCATCCTGCCGCACAACTTCTTTCCCGCGCGGATGTTCATCGGCGACTCCGGCTCGATGCTGATCGGCTTCGTGCTGGCCTGCTCGTCGATCAGCCTGACCGGTCAGTTCCCGGCGACCGCGATCTCCGAGGGCATCGGGGGAGCCGAGCGGAGCTTCCTGCCAACCCTGCTGCCGCTGATCCTGCCGTTCACGATCCTGCTGGTCCCGTTCGTCGACCTGGCGCTGGCGGTCGTCCGGCGCACCCGTGCGGGGCGCTCACCGTTCAGCCCGGACAAGATGCACATCCACCACCGCCTGCTGGAGATCGGCCACTCGCACCGGCGCGCGGTCCTGCTGATGTACACCTTCGCGGGACTCGTGGCCTTCGGCAGCGTCGTCATCAGCCTGTTCAGCGGCTGGCAGTCGATCGCCGGATTCGGCGCGCTGGCGGTCCTGACCGTCGCAGCGGTGTTCCTGCTCCCCAAGCTCGAAGAGAAGGTCTGGTCATGA
- a CDS encoding L-threonylcarbamoyladenylate synthase yields the protein MKFDCSVDEEYSRGLLAAQAALEEGKLVVLPTDTVYGVAADAFSPRAVQNLLDAKGRGRDMPPPVLIGAPTTLDALAINIPAWLRSMVAELWPGPLTVICQQQASLTWDLGETHNTVAVRMPNDPRALALLKQTGPLAVSSANSTGRPAAQTVEEAQEMLGPRVAVYLDGGPTASGTPSTILDAAGSTPRVLRQGAIPLEVLHRFNNTIEPAA from the coding sequence GTGAAGTTCGACTGCAGCGTGGACGAGGAGTACAGCCGCGGGCTGCTGGCAGCACAGGCGGCTCTCGAGGAGGGCAAGCTGGTCGTGCTGCCCACCGACACGGTGTACGGGGTTGCCGCGGACGCGTTCTCGCCCCGCGCCGTGCAGAACCTGCTGGACGCCAAGGGGCGTGGACGCGACATGCCCCCGCCGGTCCTGATCGGGGCACCGACGACGTTGGACGCGCTCGCGATCAACATCCCGGCGTGGCTGCGATCCATGGTCGCCGAGCTGTGGCCCGGGCCGCTGACGGTCATCTGCCAGCAGCAGGCGTCGCTGACCTGGGATCTGGGCGAGACCCACAACACCGTCGCGGTGCGCATGCCCAACGACCCGCGCGCGCTCGCGCTGCTCAAGCAGACCGGCCCGCTGGCCGTCAGCAGCGCCAACTCCACCGGCCGACCCGCTGCGCAGACCGTGGAGGAGGCGCAGGAGATGCTCGGCCCCCGGGTGGCGGTGTACCTCGACGGCGGCCCCACCGCGTCCGGCACGCCCTCGACGATCCTGGACGCCGCCGGCTCCACGCCGCGCGTGCTGCGGCAGGGCGCAATTCCGCTCGAGGTCCTGCACCGCTTCAACAACACGATCGAGCCGGCCGCGTAG